From a region of the Nitrospirota bacterium genome:
- a CDS encoding pantetheine-phosphate adenylyltransferase, with protein MKIGVYPGTFDPVTHGHTDIIARSLRVFDRVIVAVALNPSKRPLFDLAERVEMVKLVTKNLPHVEVEAFDGLLVEYLRQHSAHAVIRGLRAIADFEYEFQMALINRKLDNNFETVFLMPSEEYSYLTSSIIKEVGGLGGSLKDFVHPEVADRLRQRLRRPTA; from the coding sequence ATGAAAATCGGGGTCTATCCAGGCACTTTCGACCCCGTCACCCACGGCCACACGGATATCATCGCGCGGAGCCTGCGGGTCTTCGACCGGGTGATCGTCGCCGTGGCGTTGAACCCCAGCAAACGGCCGCTCTTCGACCTGGCCGAGCGCGTCGAGATGGTAAAGCTGGTCACCAAGAATCTGCCCCACGTGGAGGTGGAGGCCTTCGACGGGCTCCTGGTCGAGTACCTCCGACAGCACAGCGCTCATGCCGTGATTCGCGGCTTGCGGGCCATCGCGGACTTCGAGTACGAGTTTCAGATGGCGTTGATCAATCGCAAGCTGGACAACAACTTCGAAACGGTGTTCCTCATGCCCAGCGAAGAATATTCCTATCTCACCTCGAGCATCATCAAGGAAGTCGGAGGACTGGGCGGCTCGCTCAAGGACTTCGTGCATCCCGAAGTCGCCGACCGTTTGCGCCAGCGCTTGCGGAGGCCCACCGCATGA